A window of the Miscanthus floridulus cultivar M001 chromosome 14, ASM1932011v1, whole genome shotgun sequence genome harbors these coding sequences:
- the LOC136504413 gene encoding patatin-like protein 3, whose protein sequence is MASPPPDVDLGKLSYEIFSLLESKFLFGAGSVPGTPGRAGPAPSPGNGEDRGRVRVLAIDGCGPGPGDALLAAAALARLEAALRAHAGDPDARVADFFDTAAGAGAGGVLAAMLLLRGDDGRARYTATDALEFVAASLGRPGGWGGGGAGAGAGVGQRLRSRWAALFRRGERSSRSSAPLRRVFGDATLRDTVAPLLVPCYDLATAAPFLFSRADAVESDSFDFRLRDVCAATCAAGGAAAPAVRSVDGRTAIAAASGGVAAMGNPTAAAITHVLHNKHEFPLAAGVDDLLVVSIGSGSSAGTAATAASATPSAGWRTPIPPRSPSPAEMARLTAEGVADMVDQAVAMAFGHTCGRNYVRIQAACSGKALRSLDAKKAVAAADGMLTQRNVEAELFRGRRLSEKSNREKLDAFAAELVKEQERRARSPGLPTVVIKQAPTATATPRPSSATTASSATATGRTASTMPSPASQDSYQH, encoded by the exons ATGGCGTCGCCTCCGCCCGACGTGGACCTGGGCAAGCTCAGCTACGAGATCTTCTCCCTGCTGGAGAGCAAGTTCCTCTTCGGCGCCGGCTCCGTGCCGGGCACGCCAGGGCGGGCGGGTCCGGCGCCGAGTCCGGGCAACGGGGAGGACCGGGGCAGGGTGCGGGTGCTGGCGATCGACGGGTGCGGTCCGGGCCCCGGCGACGcgctgctggcggcggcggcgctcgcgaGGCTGGAGGCGGCGCTGCGGGCGCACGCGGGGGACCCCGACGCGCGCGTGGCCGACTTCTTCGACACCGCGGCGGGGGCCGGCGCCGGGGGCGTGCTGGCCGCGATGCTGCTCCTGAGGGGCGACGACGGGCGGGCGCGGTACACGGCGACGGACGCGCTGGAGTTCGTGGCGGCCAGCCTCGGGAGGCCCGGCGggtggggcggcggcggcgcgggagccGGCGCCGGGGTCGGCCAAAGGCTCCGGAGCAGGTGGGCCGCGCTGTTCCGGCGCGGGGAGAGGTCGTCGAGGTCGTCCGCGCCGCTGCGCCGGGTGTTCGGGGACGCCACGCTCCGGGACACCGTGGCGCCGCTGCTGGTCCCCTGCTACGACCTCGCCACGGCGGCGCCGTTCCTCTTCTCCCGCGCCGACGCCGTCGAGAGCGACAGCTTCGACTTCCGCCTCCGCGACGTGTGCGCCGCCACCTGCGCGGCCGGGGGCGCCGCGGCCCCCGCCGTGCGGTCCGTGGACGGGCGCACTGCCATCGCCGCCGCGTCCGGGGGCGTCGCCGCCATGGGCAACCCCACCGCGGCCGCCATCACGCACGTGCTCCACAACAAGCACGAGTTCCCGCTCGCCGCCGGCGTCGACGACCTCCTCGTCGTCTCCATCGGATCGGGATCCTCCGCCGGcactgccgccaccgccgcttccGCCACACCTTCCGCCGGTTGGCGGACGCCCATCCCGCCGCGCTCGCCGTCGCCCGCCGAGATGGCCCGCCTCACCGCCGAGGGCGTCGCCGACATG GTCGACCAAGCAGTGGCCATGGCGTTCGGGCACACGTGCGGGCGCAACTACGTTCGCATCCAG GCGGCGTGCTCGGGGAAGGCGCTGAGGTCGCTGGACGCGAAGaaagcggtggcggcggcggacggGATGCTGACGCAGCGGAACGTGGAGGCGGAGCTGTTCCGGGGCCGTCGGCTGTCGGAGAAGTCGAACCGGGAGAAGCTGGACGCGTTCGCGGCGGAGCTGGTTAAGGAGCAGGAGCGGCGTGCGCGGAGCCCCGGACTGCCCACCGTGGTGATCAAGCAGGcgcccacggccacggccacgccgCGGCCGTcgtccgccaccaccgcctcctccgccaccgccaccggccGCACCGCCTCCACCATGCCGTCCCCGGCGTCGCAGGACTCCTACCAGCACTAG